DNA from Daucus carota subsp. sativus chromosome 1, DH1 v3.0, whole genome shotgun sequence:
aaattataagaGCTTGTAAAATATaaggagagagagaaagatgataaaaatgtaattcttatacatttatttataaaaaacaaaaagataatacatacaaattagtatattaatattctttaaaaaaatatgataatagttttatatgttttatttttcacatattttgtagaatataattttattatcaatttttattcacacatgtatattattattttaatatatatattcggttcggtttggttatatcggtcggtttggaggtaaaaaccgaaaccaaaccgaaaaaattcggttttttaaatttcaaaccgtaaccaaaccaaaccgttaaTAAACCGTAAAAATCGGTTTGGACGGTTTGGATCGGCCGGTTTAGGTCGGTTTGGAGAATTCttgctcacccctaagaaaAACTAGGCCGAAGCTACCAGCTCtctcatattataaataaatttaaatttaatatttctgGGACATCAATTGGATATTTCTGCAAGCTACTTCTATGATAATCAGAAATTCGCGTGTAATTCAAATCAAAAGAACATACATTCTCTAAAACAGTATTATCATCCTTGCAACGATCCACATTATTCTGTGCATCAGCCATGTTCATTGATGCAAAACGTATACCCGGACTACCTGAACATCTTTTGAGGGATTTAGAACAGAGAATGACAAGGTTCATCATTTAGTGAAACCAATCTTAAAACTGCCAATGCCTATGCTTCACAAGTAACTTTTTTCCCTTGCAGTACTTCAACCAGTTTTCAACACTGCCATGGTGGGCAGTGGACATGTAGCCTCCTTTACAAGAGCGCGTTATATTTGTATGTTTTCGACATGCGGAGGGTCTGAGGAGCACTTGCAGCACGCAAAGGACAGAAGTAGATCACAGAAACATTCTCTCTCGATTGTCAATTAAAAAGTCTGTCCATCTTTTGGTATTCAGATGGACTATAAGGTGGTCATTTCTATAAGATGGACTATAAGATGGACTATGAGGTCAGCAACAAACcatttaaatgataaaaaaatatctgTAATAAACAAACAGGGAAGTTGCAGTGTTAATAGCATAACAAAATGGATGCAGATGTTAATAACCTTGCATACTTTAGAAGTAATCAGTTTTATTAGACAAGCTAGAAATTTCATAAATCAACATGCCAAAAAGGCAATGGTACGAATGCTACAAAACAACAGGAACTGGTAGGATGGTGTAGCATAGAAACTTAAGAGTTTACTTAACATAATAAGTATTTAGAACTGGTAATCAGATAACTGACTATcatcttaaaattttacattaattggCTGGAAAACAATTAAACGTAAGAACTAAAATACCGAAACCTTCTCTGACGTGAAACTCCTGAGCGTGATAAAACTTGGAACATAAACCATCGCGTCAAATGTGTCAAAGACCCCTCTTTGAAAGTTGTCAAGTATTTGCAAAGTTTTGTTCCCAGGATGATAAGTGAATAAAAAATCATTGCGGAATAACATTAGGATAGTTTCATCTTTAAATACTTTTAGAGTATGAACTATCTCATACAGCAGACCTGTAGAGTCATCCGGAATGATGATTTCTTTACTCCAACTTTCCTTCATTCCATAGTGCTTCATCACCCAAATGACAATGTCAGAGTCTGATGTGTTATCGCAAATCGACAAGCACCCTCCAAGCATTCCCAAACTCCTATAAGCTAAATTCTCACCAGCTCGAGGAGCAGAGGCAGTCCGTTGAAATAATTCTTTCTCTAAATCAAAGGTACAAACCCACTCATTAGTGTTGTCATTTTCATCGTAAGCTAACCAATGAAGGTTACCATTGACAAATATACCATTTTGACGACCACCAAGTGAAAATGAAACAGGTCCTAAACTTCTCCACGTGCCTGTTCCAAGCGTATAAATCTCGCACTCAGACCTATATGGGCCTTCAGCTGAAGGAAAACTTCCTTGATAAAAGCGTATGACTTTGTACTGGTTGCTGGCTTCAACAAATCCAAAGCCATAAGTTACAAGAGCATATGATTTTCTGATATACTTGTGATCCGGAAGGAGTATGTACTCTCGTGTAATTGGATTGCATATATAAGTTGCATCAGCTTGAGAATAATGCCATAAGCAAATCAGTCCATTAACTGAACCCTGTAAGCACAGCACACTATACTCGAAGCCAAGTGCTAGGTCAAATTTCATCAGAGGGTCATGGTGAATATCGTGCTGATCAGATTGGTCGTCTAGTTCACCCAGTTTTAGGATGTCAGATTCACGTGTACCGCTCATTTGATGAACTATAAGGCCTTCAGGAGATCTCAATAAATGCAGATTAACAAAGTAAGGTTCTGAGATTATATTGCGCCATCTTTTGCATACACCTCTGCAATGGACTATTGTCTTGATGGGAATTCTTGATAGAATGTCGGCAACAATATCTGCTGGTAAATCCATTGCCGGGGGAGGGGAGTTGCCACAGCACACCTGCCACCAATAAAATGCAAAATGGTTGTAGAGAGAGAACTTTCACTAATTCTTGTCAAAcaccaaacaaaacaaaacaaaaaaaaaaaaaccttaccGGATTCTTACTCCCAGAATTTtattttacagttttttcttttttcagtaAATGTTTTATACGATAAACTTTTAATAGGAGATTAAAAAAGTATGGTAATTTTACTACCAAAAATTTCATGAAGAGTACTTATTGTGTATGTTTCTGAAGTAATTTTATATGAAACTGTTGCAACAAAATATCTCTGAATTTAACAGTTTAGCTCATGAAAAGGGAGACAGCTACGGTGCTCAACAGTTTCTCGTCTATCATTACTAAATCGTGACTATATCATCTTTTTTCTCTCTGAATATTCAGAGTATGTCTTGTCTATATGGCAAGTttatacgttgatttctttcatccaaatatcttttttatcatTCTCAATCATTCCTAATCATTCACGCATCTATTGTTTTAGAGCCAACCAGTTCCTGTGACAGTATTTGTAATCTTATCTTTTCGTTTATCTTCGACAATTATGGAGTCTAGTATGAGTTTGGAGGAGATGTATGCACGGTTAGCAATGGAGGAAGAGGAAGGAGGAGGGGAGGTTGAAGGGGTGACGGAGAATGCACCGCAACAACCAACGTTTGTTTTGATTGGAAGGTTTCTGACTGAGAAGAATATAAATTTCCAGGCCATGCAAAATGTTTTGGCATCTATTTGGCGACCAAGGGAGGGTATGGATATTCATGACTTGGGTGGCTCAAGGTATTCATTCATCTTTTATCATGTTCTTGATTTACAAAAGGTGACTGAGGGAGGGCCATGGACTTTCGAACAAAGTCTGTTGCTACATCATAAATTGGAAGCAAATGAAGATGCACATACGGTTCAACTGAATGAAATGGAGATATGGGTTCAGATTTATGATCTACCTGTAGGTATGGTGTCAGGAAAGTTATTAGAGAGTGTAGGTAACTATGTTGGTACTTTTGTCAAAGCTGATCCTCAGAACACCCAGGGGGGAGGGAAAATGTTTTATCGTATCCGGGTTGTAATGGATGTAAACAGGCCGATAAAAAGGAGGATGAAACTTAAGAGGGAAGGCGGTGCATGGTCATGGATAAACTTTAAGTATGAACGACTGAGTACCTTTTGTTTTGTGTGTGGTTTGATGGGGCACTCCGATCGGGATTGTGGTATTGTCTATGCAAATCCTGATAAAACCATTGAGAGATCATATGGAACGTGGTTACGAGCTCCTGTTAGGGGTGGGAAAAATCAGAACATTGGTGCCCGGTGGATACGTAACGGGGGTGAAGGAGGTCAGAGTTGGCAGTCGAATTCCGGTGCCGATCAGGCGAAAAATATGGGAGCGAGATTCATGGAGGTAGATGGGCGCATTACCGAAATTTCAGGAGAGATAGGTGTAATACAGTTTAATCAGGGCAATCCAAATCTGGGTGCTAAAATCACGGGAGATACGGAGATGAGCGGGAAAGTAATTGAACATGAAACAACTGTCACGGATTCAAAACGTAAGAGGGGGAATGAGGATACTAATGTAGACTCAAGTGGGGTAGTTAATGGGGAATCAAAAGGGCTGGATATGTCAAATATTGGGCCAAAAAACTTGCTAGAGGCGGGACCTGTTGTGCAGGCCCGCCTACAACAATGAGTCTGCTATCATGGAATTGTCGTGGGCTGGGTAAACCATGGACAATTCGTTTTTTAAAGGAGCTTACCCAACAATTAAAGCctagtattatttttttgtcagaaactctttcaaaacaaaaaaaagtagTTGATGTATGTAAAACTTTAAATTACGCTGGTTGTTGGTCAGTGGATGCACAGGGGCGCAGCGGTGGTTTAGCCTTATTCTGGAAAAACGAAGGGGGATGCGAAGTCAAGGGTGGAAGTAAACATTATATAGACTTTGAGGTTTTCAACGAGCAGGTTGGGAGATGGAGATATACTGGTTTCTATGGTTGTCCAGAGCGGGAAAGGAGACAAGAGTCATGGAACTTATTGCGAGAGCTAGCGAATAAATCAGATTTACCGTGGTGTATTATTGGGGATTTTAATGACATGATGAGCGCGGATGAAAAACGAGGTGGGAGACCACATCCCTTTAAT
Protein-coding regions in this window:
- the LOC108204524 gene encoding F-box protein At3g07870, which codes for MDLPADIVADILSRIPIKTIVHCRGVCKRWRNIISEPYFVNLHLLRSPEGLIVHQMSGTRESDILKLGELDDQSDQHDIHHDPLMKFDLALGFEYSVLCLQGSVNGLICLWHYSQADATYICNPITREYILLPDHKYIRKSYALVTYGFGFVEASNQYKVIRFYQGSFPSAEGPYRSECEIYTLGTGTWRSLGPVSFSLGGRQNGIFVNGNLHWLAYDENDNTNEWVCTFDLEKELFQRTASAPRAGENLAYRSLGMLGGCLSICDNTSDSDIVIWVMKHYGMKESWSKEIIIPDDSTGLLYEIVHTLKVFKDETILMLFRNDFLFTYHPGNKTLQILDNFQRGVFDTFDAMVYVPSFITLRSFTSEKVSVF
- the LOC108224425 gene encoding uncharacterized protein LOC108224425, producing MESSMSLEEMYARLAMEEEEGGGEVEGVTENAPQQPTFVLIGRFLTEKNINFQAMQNVLASIWRPREGMDIHDLGGSRYSFIFYHVLDLQKVTEGGPWTFEQSLLLHHKLEANEDAHTVQLNEMEIWVQIYDLPVGMVSGKLLESVGNYVGTFVKADPQNTQGGGKMFYRIRVVMDVNRPIKRRMKLKREGGAWSWINFKYERLSTFCFVCGLMGHSDRDCGIVYANPDKTIERSYGTWLRAPVRGGKNQNIGARWIRNGGEGGQSWQSNSGADQAKNMGARFMEVDGRITEISGEIGVIQFNQGNPNLGAKITGDTEMSGKVIEHETTVTDSKRKRGNEDTNVDSSGVVNGESKGLDMSNIGPKNLLEAGPVVQARLQQ